One region of uncultured Sulfurimonas sp. genomic DNA includes:
- the nadA gene encoding quinolinate synthase NadA, translating into MKFTNEELKQKIIELKKKLDVTVVAHFYQRDEVFEMADITGDSLELAIKTRDDDAEFVVFSGVGFMGQSVKVLSPHKRVVMPKAACCAMAKMIDGMQFDNSVKVLNEAGIKNENILPITYINSDASVKAKVGEMGGLVCTSSNAKKIITTALAEGKKILFVPDRCLGQNIANQMGLNSCVIGDEKNPNEADIICYNGFCSVHQLFTVEDITFYRKKYPGILIAVHPECDPAICDASDFVGSTSQLIKYITELPKEQKVAVGTEFNMVNRLRDKNTYVLSSTKPECPTMNETTLEDLYLTLKSIDDGEPLNEILVDEKTQKWAKIALERMLAL; encoded by the coding sequence TTGAAGTTTACAAATGAAGAATTAAAACAAAAAATTATTGAACTAAAAAAGAAGTTAGATGTAACTGTTGTGGCGCATTTTTATCAAAGAGATGAAGTCTTTGAAATGGCAGATATTACAGGTGACTCTTTAGAACTTGCTATAAAAACAAGAGATGATGATGCTGAGTTTGTAGTGTTTAGTGGTGTTGGCTTTATGGGTCAAAGCGTAAAAGTTCTTTCTCCTCACAAAAGAGTTGTGATGCCAAAGGCTGCTTGTTGTGCTATGGCTAAGATGATAGATGGAATGCAGTTTGATAATTCTGTTAAAGTTTTAAATGAAGCTGGTATCAAAAATGAAAATATTTTACCAATTACTTATATAAATTCAGATGCATCTGTAAAAGCAAAAGTTGGCGAAATGGGCGGTCTGGTTTGTACTAGCTCAAACGCTAAAAAAATAATTACAACAGCTTTGGCTGAAGGTAAAAAAATTCTTTTTGTTCCAGATAGATGTTTAGGTCAAAATATAGCAAATCAGATGGGTTTAAACTCTTGTGTAATAGGAGATGAAAAAAATCCAAATGAAGCAGATATCATCTGTTACAACGGTTTTTGTTCAGTTCATCAACTCTTTACAGTAGAAGATATTACTTTTTACCGTAAAAAATATCCTGGTATTTTAATAGCTGTTCATCCAGAGTGTGATCCTGCTATATGTGATGCATCTGACTTTGTTGGTTCTACTTCTCAGCTTATTAAGTACATCACAGAACTTCCTAAAGAGCAAAAAGTTGCAGTTGGAACTGAGTTTAACATGGTAAATCGCTTAAGAGATAAAAATACTTATGTTCTCTCTTCTACAAAACCAGAATGCCCAACTATGAATGAAACAACTCTTGAAGATCTTTACTTAACTTTAAAATCTATCGATGATGGTGAACCATTAAATGAGATACTTGTAGATGAAAAAACCCAAAAATGGGCGAAAATTGCTTTAGAGAGAATGTTAGCCTTATGA
- the nadC gene encoding carboxylating nicotinate-nucleotide diphosphorylase: protein MIEKFVINALAEDVGRGDLYAMVEPSVEASAKIIAKSDGVVAGAKYIDVLALIEGFEVLWLKKDSEFFTKGDVILRISGDSHTLLRIERTLLNMLLHASSIATLTRKYIDIVEPYGVRLLDTRKTRPQLRVFEKYATRIGGAVNHRMGLDDSLMIKDTHLKTIKNLEKYIIKARKSIPFTTKIEVEAESFEIAKEAMQSGADIVMCDNMTPEKIKEVISYRDENFSHILIEASGNISLDTIESYAKSGVDAISSGSLIHQANWIDISMKMD from the coding sequence ATGATAGAAAAATTTGTAATAAATGCATTAGCAGAAGATGTGGGTCGTGGCGATTTATATGCTATGGTTGAACCAAGTGTGGAGGCAAGTGCAAAAATTATTGCAAAGAGTGATGGAGTTGTAGCTGGAGCAAAATATATAGATGTTTTAGCACTTATAGAGGGTTTTGAAGTACTTTGGTTAAAAAAAGATTCTGAATTTTTTACTAAGGGTGATGTTATTCTTCGTATAAGCGGAGACTCGCATACTCTTTTGAGAATTGAAAGAACACTTTTAAATATGCTTTTACATGCTAGTTCTATAGCTACATTAACTAGAAAATATATAGATATTGTTGAGCCCTATGGAGTTAGACTTTTAGATACTAGAAAAACAAGACCTCAGTTGAGAGTTTTTGAAAAGTATGCTACAAGAATAGGTGGTGCAGTAAACCATAGAATGGGTCTTGATGACTCTTTAATGATAAAAGATACTCATCTTAAAACTATAAAAAATTTAGAAAAATACATAATTAAAGCCAGAAAAAGTATCCCTTTTACTACAAAAATAGAAGTAGAAGCTGAGAGTTTTGAGATCGCAAAAGAAGCTATGCAATCAGGTGCTGATATAGTTATGTGTGACAATATGACTCCAGAAAAAATAAAAGAAGTCATATCCTATAGAGATGAAAATTTTTCACATATTCTTATAGAAGCAAGTGGAAATATTTCGCTTGATACTATAGAGTCTTATGCTAAAAGCGGTGTAGATGCAATAAGTAGTGGCTCATTAATTCACCAAGCAAATTGGATAGATATTTCTATGAAAATGGACTAA